From uncultured Pseudodesulfovibrio sp.:
GCATGGGACTGGCCGTCGTCTTCGTGGCCGCCATGGCCGCATGTATCACATGGTGTGTCCAAAAATTCATGCTCACACCTAATGATCTGGGATATCTTCAAACCATCGCCTTTATTCTTGTTATCGCTGCACTGGTTCAATTCGTAGAAATGTTCCTGAAAAAAGCAATACCACCACTCTATAAATCACTTGGTATCTTCCTGCCACTCATCACCACCAACTGCGCAGTGCTCGGTATCGCTATCATCTGTCAACGTGAAGAATATTCTTTCGTTGAAACCCTGATATTCTCAATAGCATCAGGCTTCGGTTTCATGCTTGCACTCGTCGTGCTGGCTGGTATTCGTGAACGTCTCGACCTTGCACGTGTCCCGGTAGCGATGAAAGGCACCCCGCTTGGTTTGATTATGGCCGGCCTCATGTCTTTGGCATTCTTTGCCTTCAAGGGCATGGCTTCATAGGAGTATTGAAATATGATCACAGCTTCCGTACTCGTCCTTCTCGGTATCGGCTTTACTGCCGCTGTCATTCTGGCCGTGGCCTCCAAGGTACTCTATGTTTATGAAGACCCACGCATCGCTCAAGTTGAATCAGTCCTTGCTGGTGCCAATTGTGGCGGTTGCGGATATCCCGGTTGTGCCGGAGCCGCTCAAGGCGTTGTCGAAGGCAAAGCCGGTGCCACTGTCTGTGTCATTGGTGGCGATGAAGTGGTTGCGAACGTTGCCGCTATTATGGGGCTTGAATTCTCCTCCATGGAAAAACAAATAGCCTTTGTGGACTGTACTGGCGGCACTCGCGCCGAAGATGTGTACATATACGAAGGGGCCAAAGACTGTCGCGCACAGCATCTACTCTACAGCGGCTCAAAGATGTGTCCTGAAGGATGTCTTGGTTACGGCACCTGTGTAACAGCCTGTCAATTTGGCGCTATCGAAATGGGGCCCAATGGTTATCCAGTCGTTGATCCGAACCTCTGCACCGCCTGCGGTGGTTGCGAACAGGTCTGCCCGCGCGGTGTCATAACAATATGGGGTATGACTGCGCGCATCATGCACCTCAACGAAACTACGGATTGTCTGGCTCCTTGTCGCCAACGCTGCCCCGGCCAAATCAACATCCCACGCTATATTGAACAGGTGTCACGCGGCGACTATGCTGGTGCCTTGGAAACCATCCGTGAGCGCATTCCCATGCCGCTCTCAATCGGACGAGTCTGTCCTCATCCCTGCGAAGGCGTCTGTCGTCGTGGTCATGTGGATGAGCCTGTGGGCATCAACATGATAAAAAGATTTGCCGCAGACTGGGAAATGAACTCAGGGCAACGGCTCTCTATTTCCTGTGCACCTGATACTGGCCGCAAAATCGCTGTAGTAGGTGGCGGCCCAGCCGGACTGTCCTGTGCCTTTTTCCTACGCCGTCTTGGACACAGTCCAACCATTTTTGAATCCATGCCAGCCCTTGGAGGACAGCTTCGTTACGGCATCCCGGAATACCGATTGCCAAAGGATGTTCTTGATTGGGAGATACAGGGTATCATCGACCTCGGCATTGACGTTGAATACGAAAATTTTTTCGGTACAGACTTTACGCTGAACTCATTAAAAGAAGACGGCTACGAAGCAGTCTTTCTCGGAATTGGCGCATGGATGAACATGAACCTGCGCATTGAAAACGAGGAAGCCAAAGGAGTTGAAACCGGCACAGAATTCTTAACCAAGGTCGGCCTTGGAATTGAAACTGGTGTCGGCAAAAAGGTCGTGGTCATCGGCGGCGGCAACACAGCCATCGACGCAGCCCGGACCGGTGTCCGACTCGGTGCGGACGTGACTCTTATGTACCGACGCACTCGAGATGAAATGCCAGCCAACATCGAAGAAATCATCGGTGCAGAAGAAGAAAACGTTAAATATCTCTTCCTGGCTGCCCCCACACGCATTGTTACCGACGACTCCGATCACGTCACTCATGTTGAATATATTGAAATGGAACTGGGAGAACCTGACGACTCAGGTAGACGTCGTCCAATTCCCATAGAAGGATCTGAAACGCTCATTGAAGCCGATACCGTATATACTGCCATCGGCCAAAAGCCAGAACTCTCCTGCCTGTACGAAAATGGAACATGTGACCTTGAAGAAACACGTTGGCGCACATTAGGCGCCGATTCAGACACTCTCCAAACAGCTCTCCCACATGTCTTCACCGGCGGAGACATGCATACCGGCCCCGCGCTGGTAATCACTGCGCTTGGTGAAGGCAGAAAAGCGGCTCGCTCAATCCACCAGTATCTCAATGAAGGCGCTCCGCATATCTCGGTCAACACCCAACGTGAAATGATCGATTACACAATGTTCACCAACGTCCCTGATGTTGGTCTGCGCGACCGCTCAAAAATGCCAAACCTCATTGAATGTGATGAACGAACCTGCACGTTCAAGGAGATTGAAGGCGCAATAAGTGAAGTCGAAGCAAAACATGAAACCTGTCGCTGCTTACGCTGTGGCTTGACCTGTTACAACCGAGATCTCGTCGATGGACAGGAATGCATTGCTGAAGAGTGTGTGAAAAATCCGTAAAAAACAGTTGCAAACTGAAAACGTTACAGATATACATTTGCTCCCTTGAGACAAAAGTCACAGGGCAAA
This genomic window contains:
- a CDS encoding RnfABCDGE type electron transport complex subunit A, whose translation is MDYFVLIIAAIFVNNIVLAQYLGNCPFIGTSKESSVAIGMGLAVVFVAAMAACITWCVQKFMLTPNDLGYLQTIAFILVIAALVQFVEMFLKKAIPPLYKSLGIFLPLITTNCAVLGIAIICQREEYSFVETLIFSIASGFGFMLALVVLAGIRERLDLARVPVAMKGTPLGLIMAGLMSLAFFAFKGMAS
- a CDS encoding FAD-dependent oxidoreductase, with the protein product MITASVLVLLGIGFTAAVILAVASKVLYVYEDPRIAQVESVLAGANCGGCGYPGCAGAAQGVVEGKAGATVCVIGGDEVVANVAAIMGLEFSSMEKQIAFVDCTGGTRAEDVYIYEGAKDCRAQHLLYSGSKMCPEGCLGYGTCVTACQFGAIEMGPNGYPVVDPNLCTACGGCEQVCPRGVITIWGMTARIMHLNETTDCLAPCRQRCPGQINIPRYIEQVSRGDYAGALETIRERIPMPLSIGRVCPHPCEGVCRRGHVDEPVGINMIKRFAADWEMNSGQRLSISCAPDTGRKIAVVGGGPAGLSCAFFLRRLGHSPTIFESMPALGGQLRYGIPEYRLPKDVLDWEIQGIIDLGIDVEYENFFGTDFTLNSLKEDGYEAVFLGIGAWMNMNLRIENEEAKGVETGTEFLTKVGLGIETGVGKKVVVIGGGNTAIDAARTGVRLGADVTLMYRRTRDEMPANIEEIIGAEEENVKYLFLAAPTRIVTDDSDHVTHVEYIEMELGEPDDSGRRRPIPIEGSETLIEADTVYTAIGQKPELSCLYENGTCDLEETRWRTLGADSDTLQTALPHVFTGGDMHTGPALVITALGEGRKAARSIHQYLNEGAPHISVNTQREMIDYTMFTNVPDVGLRDRSKMPNLIECDERTCTFKEIEGAISEVEAKHETCRCLRCGLTCYNRDLVDGQECIAEECVKNP